A genomic region of Botrytis cinerea B05.10 chromosome 9, complete sequence contains the following coding sequences:
- the Bcpio11 gene encoding Bcpio11, which translates to MPAGPDETHHHKAGEATEHVMKNSSSKTDNNASDHPLHNQGEVKGEKVQFRHHEANPGPVVPQSMPEQEGSKADREAKTASLNN; encoded by the coding sequence ATGCCTGCCGGTCCAGACGAAACCCACCACCACAAAGCTGGTGAAGCAACTGAGCACGTTATGAAGAACTCGTCCTCTAAGACCGACAACAATGCTAGCGACCATCCCCTCCATAACCAAGGCGAAGTAAAGGGAGAGAAAGTCCAATTCCGTCATCACGAGGCAAACCCAGGACCTGTTGTCCCTCAAAGTATGCCGGAGCAGGAGGGATCAAAGGCGGACCGTGAAGCAAAGACCGCTTCTTTAAACAACTAA
- the Bcvma4 gene encoding Bcvma4 produces MSHALSDDQVSQELKKMTAFIKQEAMEKGREIELKANEEFAIEKSKLVRQETSSIDTQYEKKFKTARMSQQITQSTVANKTRLKVLSARQELLDGIFEQAQGKLKEATNDKGKYTEILKNLLLEGMYALDEGKLQVRGRKQDYDLIKKAIEEAQKVYKEKMKKDVTVSIDEKNPLPEESAGGLSIVGGGGKIDINNTFEERLKLLQDNALPSVRTTLFGPNVNRKFYD; encoded by the exons ATGTCGCACGCTCTTTCGGACGACCAG GTGTCGCAG gagttgaagaagatgacggCATTCATCAAACAAGAAGCCATGGAAAAGGGTCGCGAAATCGAACTCAAGGCAAATG AGGAATTCGCCATTGAAAAATCCAAGCTCGTCCGCCAGGAAACGTCCTCCATCGACACGCAATATgagaagaaattcaagaccGCCCGTATGTCCCAACAAATCACTCAATCGACCGTCGCAAATAAGACTCGTCTCAAGGTTCTATCTGCTCGTCAGGAACTCCTCGATGGGATCTTCGAACAGGCGCAGGGAAAACTCAAGGAAGCTACGAATGATAAGGGTAAATATACggagatcttgaagaatcttTTGTTGGAGGGAATGTATGCTTTGGACGAGGGGAAATTGCAGGTTAGAGGGAGAAAACAGGATTATGACCTCATCAAGAAGGCAATTGAGGAGGCGCAGAAGGTGTacaaggagaagatgaagaaggacGTGACGGTGAGCATAGATGAGAAGAATCCTTTGCCGGAAGAATC TGCTGGTGGTTTGTCTATtgttggtggaggaggaaagattgatatcaacaatactTTTGAGGAGCGTCTGAAGTTGCTCCAGGATAACGCATTACCCTCTGTTCGAACCACATTATTTGGTCCTAACGTCAACCGGAAATTCTACGATTAG
- the Bcmcm1 gene encoding Bcmcm1 — translation MADITDQHDQNSPTALDEHAVGNGNPIAGSDARGIKRARPATADDDDDDDDKPGRERRKIEIKFITDKSRRHITFSKRKAGIMKKAYELSVLTGTQVLLLVVSETGLVYTFTTPKLQPLVTKAEGKNLIQACLNAPEPSGNGENGVDENTVESPEEPTPQHLPPQQQGRPGMPQQAPQMHQGYGVGVQGLSQEQQQAIAYQNYMAHQQRGGYMPPQAGMPQPQTHQS, via the exons ATGGCCGACATCACGGATCAACACGACCAAAATTCCCCAACAGCTCTCGATGAACATGCTGTCGGCAATGGAAACCCAATTGCTGGATCCGATGCTCGTGGTATTAAACGCGCAAGACCTGCCACCGccgatgacgacgatgacgatgatgataaacCCGGTCgcgaaagaagaaaaatcgaGATCAAATTCATTACAGATAAATCGCGTCGCCACATCACCTTCTCGAAAAGAAAGGCCGGTATCATGAAGAAG GCATACGAATTGTCAGTCTTGACTGGGACTCAAGTTTTGCTCTTAGTCGTGTCCGAGACTGGTCTTGTATACACTTTCACAACACCAAAGTTACAACCTTTGGTCACAAAGGcggaaggaaagaatttgattcaG GCTTGCTTGAATGCGCCCGAGCCTTCTGGGAATGGTGAGAACGGAGTTGATGAGAACACTGTCGAATCACCCGAGGAGCCAACTCCACAACATTTACCTCCACAACAACAAGGTCGTCCTGGAATGCCTCAACAGGCACCACAAATGCATCAAGGTTATGGCGTTGGCGTACAAGGGCTATCGCAGGAACAGCAACAAGCTATTgcttatcaaaattatatggCTCATCAACAACGAGGAGGTTATATGCCTCCACAAGCTGGCATGCCACAACCGCAGACACATCAATCATAA
- the Bcrad1 gene encoding Bcrad1, protein MSSSNGEQQPVKLSLPLKYQQEIFQELRQKDELVVLARGLGLLRLVTNLLHSYDAAGNNLIILVGADDRENGWIGEALAEHAAISMAPRARGLSVVNTDLMSVGTREKMYAQGGIFSITSRILVVDLLTSLLNTETITGVVVLHADKVVATSLEAFILRIYRQKNKVGFLKAFSDNPEPFATGFSPLSTMMRNLFLRNVSIWPRFHINVAQALEGKKKAEVIELEVSMSDSMRDIQNAIMECVEVSIGELKKSNSGLEMDDWNVDSALHKQFDMVIRRQLDPVWHRVSWKTKQIVNDLTVLRGMLHSLLTYDAVSFNRHLDMILAAHQPPAGSTRQNQSPWLFLDAAHTVFDTAKRRVYTGKATRPDDVDSLKPVLEEQPKWSVLAEVLDEIDRDLYFNPVPMDDSNGTILIMCTDSAQCWQLREYLQSMHARPETTENDEDEEQEPSAEIMMRRKLRSYLEWKKKFAKISAALFNENQNALNGISNANSVTNSSRGKAPANKRRRVRGGASSSGSTRATNGSLQAAEDKPLEVAELMSEIKPTEVEALQKEEVIADPLDDMEDYYQLYEMKDLVVVHAYDGDMDEHILEEVKPRYIIMYEPDTSFVRRVEVYRSSHNDRNVRVYFLYYGGSVEEQRYLSSTRREKDAFTKLIKEKANMSVVLTLDAHGIEDPQEVFLRTINTRIAGGGRLAATAQPPRVVVDVREFRSSLPSLLHGRSMVVVPCMLTVGDYVLSPNICVERKSIKDLISSFKDGRLYNQAETMLEHYKSPMLLIEFDQGKSFTLEPFADLSGSLSSVSAANASSDLQSKLVLLTLAFPRLRIIWSSSPYQTAEIFESLKTQEPEPDPIQAVKIGLEGGASAEDQVFNREPQDMLRVVPGVTGKNLGNLIMELGSIKEVANADLEELEPVVGKEAGRQIHRFFNKSVLE, encoded by the exons ATGTCTTCATCAAACGGCGAACAACAACCCGTGAAGCTGTCACTGCCATTG AAATATCAACAAGAGATATTCCAAGAGCTTCGACAAAAAGATGAGCTTGTCGTTCTTGCTCGCGGCCTTGGCCTCTTGAGACTTGTCACGAACCTCCTCCATTCATATGATGCAGCTGGAAATAACCTAATAATACTGGTTGGTGCAGATGATCgagagaatggatggatCGGAGAAGCACTGGCAGAGCACGCTGCTATCAGCATGGCCCCCAGAGCGCGAGGTCTTTCTGTTGTCAATACAGATCTCATGAGTGTTGGCACAAGAGAAAAGATGTATGCACAAGGAGGGATATTTAGCATTACATCTAGGATTCTTGTTGTCGATCTTTTGACCAGTCTATTAAACACAGAGACAATCACTGGCGTGGTAGTACTACATGCAGATAAGGTTGTAGCTACATCACTGGAGGCCTTTATACTTCGGATATACAGACAAAAAAATAAGGTTGGATTTCTCAAAGCCTTTTCGGACAATCCAGAACCATTTGCGACTGGATTTTCGCCATTGTCCACTATGATGCGAAATCTGTTCCTACGCAACGTCTCAATATGGCCAAGATTCCATATCAACGTTGCTCAAGCTTTGGAAGGCAAAAAAAAAGCTGAGGTTATTGAACTTGAGGTTTCGATGTCTGACTCCATGCGAGATATCCAAAATGCCATAATGGAATGTGTAGAGGTTAGTATTGGtgaattgaagaagtcgAACTCTGGGTTAGAGATGGACGACTGGAATGTTGATAGCGCTCTGCACAAGCAATTTGATATGGTCATTCGCAGGCAGCTTGATCCAGTATGGCATCGAGTCAGCTGGAAGACGAAACAGATTGTCAACGACCTGACTGTCCTAAGAGGGATGCTACATTCTCTACTGACATATGATGCGGTCTCATTCAATCGTCATTTAGATATGATTCTTGCGGCGCATCAGCCTCCTGCTGGATCTACAAGGCAAAATCAATCTCCTTGGCTATTTCTTGATGCTGCACATACCGTGTTTGATACAGCTAAGAGACGGGTATACACAGGCAAGGCTACAAGACCGGATGATGTCGATTCTTTGAAGCCTGTGCTAGAAGAACAGCCAAAATGGTCAGTGCTTGCTGAAGTGctagatgaaattgatagaGATCTTTACTTTAATCCCGTGCCAATGGACGACTCGAATGGCACGATTTTAATAATGTGTACAGATTCGGCTCAATGCTGGCAGTTGCGAGAGTATCTTCAAAGCATGCATGCTCGTCCAGAAACAACCGAGAATGATGAGGACGAAGAACAAGAGCCATCGGCGGAGATCATGATGAGGCGAAAACTGCGCAGCTACTTagagtggaagaagaagtttgcGAAAATTAGCGCGGCTCTTTTCAATGAGAACCAAAACGCTCTAAACGGCATTAGCAACGCCAACAGTGTTACGAATAGCTCCCGAGGCAAAGCTCCAGCAAATAAAAGGAGGAGAGTGAGAGGAGGCGCCTCGAGCTCGGGATCCACGCGTGCCACCAATGGTAGTCTACAGGCTGCTGAAGATAAACCCCTCGAGGTTGCTGAATTAATGTCAGAGATAAAACCTACGGAAGTGGAGGCAttgcaaaaagaagaagtcatTGCAGATCCTTTGGATGACATGGAAGATTACTATCAGCTTTATGAGATGAAGGATCTTGTGGTAGTTCACGCGTATGACGGAGATATGGATGAGCATATCCTCGAAGAAGTCAAACCGCGGTATATCATCATGTATGAACCCGACACCTCTTTTGTTCGTAGAGTAGAGGTTTATCGATCTTCGCATAACGATCGCAATGTCCGAGTATACTTCCTTTATTATGGTGGTTCAGTGGAAGAACAACGCTACCTGTCATCCACTCGCCGAGAAAAGGATGCCTTCACCAAACTTATAAAGGAAAAGGCTAATATGTCTGTTGTACTGACTCTTGACGCACATGGCATCGAAGATCCCCAAGAAGTTTTCCTCCGTACCATAAATACACGTATCGCTGGTGGAGGACGCTTAGCGGCTACAGCCCAACCCCCACGGGTGGTAGTCGATGTTCGAGAATTTCGCTCCTCACTTCCATCTTTACTTCACGGTCGAAGCATGGTCGTGGTACCCTGTATGCTTACTGTCGGAGACTATGTCCTTTCTCCCAACATATGTGTGGAGCgtaaatcaatcaaagattTGATCTCATCATTCAAAGATGGACGCTTATACAATCAAGCCGAAACTATGCTCGAACACTACAAGTCACCAATGTTACTCATTGAGTTCGACCAAGGCAAATCTTTCACCCTTGAACCGTTTGCTGATCTCTCAGGCTCTTTATCATCCGTATCAGCCGCAAATGCATCATCCGATCTCCAATCCAAACTGGTGCTCCTCACTCTCGCGTTCCCTAGACTCCGGATAATCTGGAGTTCTAGTCCATATCAAACTGCCGAGATATTCGAAAGTCTTAAAACACAAGAACCCGAACCAGACCCTATCCAAGCTGTGAAGATTGGACTTGAAGGTGGTGCGAGTGCCGAGGATCAAGTGTTTAATCGGGAACCCCAGGATATGTTAAGAGTGGTGCCTGGGGTTACAGGGAAGAATCTGGGCAATCTGATTATGGAGTTGGGAAGTATTAAGGAGGTTGCTAATGCTGATTTGGAGGAATTAGAGCCGGTGGTTGGGAAGGAGGCTGGAAGACAAATCCatcgatttttcaataaaagtGTACTTGAATGA